In one window of Chryseobacterium viscerum DNA:
- a CDS encoding YkgB family protein, whose product MQDNRLYHRLLELDTWFFNFLRISIFIVMAWIGGLKAFHYEAEGIVPFVANSPFMSFFYKNAGNKVLNEDKKPVAEYTLYKTPEGKVIQKNIDWHTKNGTYIFSYGLGTMILVIGFFVLFGIWFPKIGAVGGALTFLMSLITLSFLITTPEVYVPNLGGDYPTPQFGFPYLSGAGRLVLKDIIMMAGGLVVFSDSLKKVLKPSAQ is encoded by the coding sequence ATGCAAGACAACAGACTTTACCACCGTTTATTAGAGTTGGATACCTGGTTTTTCAATTTTCTCAGAATTTCAATCTTCATTGTTATGGCCTGGATTGGAGGCTTGAAGGCTTTCCATTACGAAGCAGAAGGAATTGTGCCCTTTGTAGCCAATAGTCCTTTCATGAGTTTCTTCTACAAAAATGCCGGGAATAAAGTTCTTAATGAAGACAAAAAACCTGTTGCAGAATATACCTTATATAAAACCCCGGAAGGAAAAGTTATTCAGAAAAATATTGATTGGCATACAAAAAACGGAACCTATATTTTTTCCTATGGCTTGGGAACAATGATTCTCGTTATCGGATTTTTTGTGTTATTCGGAATTTGGTTTCCTAAAATCGGAGCCGTTGGTGGTGCTTTAACATTTTTAATGTCACTCATTACGCTGTCATTTCTTATAACCACTCCTGAAGTTTACGTGCCTAATCTGGGCGGAGATTATCCTACGCCTCAGTTTGGGTTTCCTTATCTGTCCGGAGCAGGGCGTTTGGTCTTGAAAGATATTATCATGATGGCCGGAGGGCTGGTAGTATTTTCTGATAGTCTGAAGAAAGTATTGAAACCGTCTGCTCAATAG
- a CDS encoding helix-turn-helix domain-containing protein, producing MSCQKKNYNYILELFNHIKKEESEKHQFSESIIKTYIQLILAIGSKQKSSIENSVISSEKIPNKNAFEFQKLLEIYFKNEKELSFYSDKLNITNNTLSKAVKKEFAKTPTQLVNERIILESKKLLHLTFRSVKEIASELGFADEFYFSRYFKKSVGCSPKKYREQVGISVVAKMSM from the coding sequence TTGAGCTGTCAGAAGAAAAACTATAACTATATTCTCGAACTTTTTAATCACATCAAAAAAGAAGAATCTGAAAAACATCAGTTTTCAGAATCCATTATCAAAACTTATATTCAGCTTATTCTTGCCATTGGCAGTAAACAGAAAAGCAGTATTGAAAACAGTGTGATTTCTAGTGAAAAAATTCCTAATAAGAACGCTTTTGAATTTCAGAAACTGCTGGAAATTTATTTTAAAAATGAAAAAGAACTGTCATTTTACAGTGACAAGCTGAATATAACCAATAATACATTAAGCAAGGCTGTAAAAAAAGAATTTGCGAAAACACCCACGCAGCTTGTCAATGAAAGAATCATTCTGGAATCAAAAAAACTGCTGCATTTAACCTTTAGATCTGTAAAGGAAATTGCTTCAGAACTGGGATTTGCCGATGAATTTTACTTCAGCAGGTACTTTAAAAAGTCGGTAGGATGTTCCCCAAAAAAATATAGAGAACAGGTAGGAATCTCTGTGGTGGCGAAAATGTCCATGTAA
- a CDS encoding M23 family metallopeptidase, whose protein sequence is MKKITILGSLICSLWAFSQKSAKMYYEHTKDIITYYADNIEIYPISITFSEQPETENLKSPEAFKMIRVLPPKSTKNKIAYFVVNDNKKGWKIKKMPAYYTLAGDATIKTYDADYIYDLPFQKGKSFNVYQGYNGIFSHQNENSLDFVMPEGTEITAAREGKVIDAVQSNNTGCPTSSCANQANYISILHSDGTIAQYFHLKQNGVKVNIGDEVKKGDLIGLSGNTGWTNGPHLHFQCFLPDPSKPKQKNTLKTLFRTGNGSKNEYLAEKKTYSKEY, encoded by the coding sequence ATGAAAAAAATAACAATTCTCGGATCACTTATCTGCTCTCTATGGGCTTTCTCTCAGAAGAGTGCAAAAATGTATTATGAGCATACGAAAGATATTATTACTTACTATGCTGATAATATTGAAATCTATCCCATTTCAATAACATTCTCAGAGCAGCCGGAAACAGAAAATTTGAAGAGTCCGGAAGCATTTAAAATGATCAGAGTACTGCCTCCTAAATCAACAAAAAACAAAATTGCTTATTTTGTTGTCAATGATAATAAAAAAGGTTGGAAAATTAAGAAAATGCCTGCTTATTATACATTGGCTGGAGATGCAACGATAAAGACCTATGATGCGGACTATATATATGATCTTCCTTTTCAAAAAGGGAAATCCTTCAATGTTTATCAGGGGTACAATGGAATATTTTCTCACCAGAACGAAAACTCTTTAGATTTCGTAATGCCTGAAGGAACAGAAATTACGGCAGCAAGAGAAGGCAAAGTGATTGATGCTGTTCAGAGTAATAATACAGGATGTCCTACATCAAGTTGTGCTAATCAGGCCAATTATATTTCAATTTTACATTCAGATGGAACCATTGCGCAATATTTTCACCTGAAACAAAATGGGGTTAAAGTTAACATAGGAGATGAGGTTAAAAAAGGTGATTTAATAGGATTAAGCGGCAACACAGGCTGGACAAATGGTCCTCATTTACATTTCCAATGCTTTCTTCCCGATCCTTCAAAACCAAAGCAAAAAAATACTCTCAAAACCCTGTTCAGAACCGGTAATGGAAGCAAAAATGAATATCTGGCAGAGAAAAAAACATATTCAAAAGAGTATTAA
- the dnaN gene encoding DNA polymerase III subunit beta, whose translation MKFIISSGELQKALQTVSGVISSSQSRPILENYLFELDGNNVTITASDGETTLVTSLEVKSDDTGKFAVPAKIFQDFIKTYGEQPLTFVVKDNAEGTGSQLEILDEKDNFAVALDNADDYPELPEFDASQSVTMPAGVLSEALTNTLFATSNDSLRPVMTGVLFQFGENETNFVSTDSHRLVVYKRADLMNAEPMEFIMPKKPLNIFKNILASSNEDVTIDFNENMAKFTFGKHIWICRLIDGKYPNYTAVIPKENPNVLTINRNLLLGAIKRASIMSNKSTNQVRFKLSGNILHLHAEDTEYANKADMQIPCDYNGEDINIGFSSKFLTEMLTILGSDDITMKMSQPNRPGIIEPLDGLEENENILMLSMPVIGL comes from the coding sequence ATGAAATTTATTATTTCAAGTGGTGAACTGCAGAAGGCTTTGCAAACTGTAAGTGGCGTAATATCAAGCTCTCAATCGAGACCGATTTTAGAAAACTATCTTTTTGAATTAGACGGAAATAATGTTACCATTACAGCATCTGACGGAGAGACAACTCTTGTTACTTCTCTGGAAGTAAAGTCTGATGATACAGGTAAATTTGCTGTTCCTGCTAAAATTTTTCAGGATTTTATCAAGACATATGGTGAACAGCCTCTGACATTTGTTGTAAAAGACAATGCCGAAGGTACTGGAAGCCAGCTTGAGATTTTAGATGAAAAAGATAATTTCGCAGTAGCATTAGACAATGCTGATGACTATCCCGAATTACCGGAATTCGACGCTTCACAAAGTGTTACGATGCCGGCAGGAGTTCTGTCTGAAGCTTTGACAAACACACTATTCGCTACAAGTAATGATTCCCTTCGCCCAGTAATGACAGGGGTTCTTTTCCAGTTTGGAGAAAACGAAACCAATTTCGTTTCTACAGACTCCCACAGATTGGTGGTGTACAAAAGAGCAGACCTTATGAATGCTGAACCGATGGAGTTTATCATGCCTAAAAAGCCTCTGAACATTTTCAAAAATATCCTGGCAAGTTCCAATGAAGACGTTACTATCGATTTCAATGAGAATATGGCCAAGTTTACTTTTGGTAAGCATATCTGGATCTGTAGACTGATTGATGGAAAATATCCAAACTATACAGCGGTAATTCCAAAGGAAAATCCAAATGTATTGACAATCAACAGAAATCTTCTGTTAGGAGCTATCAAAAGAGCATCTATCATGTCTAATAAATCTACCAATCAGGTAAGATTCAAGCTTTCCGGAAATATTCTTCACCTTCATGCAGAAGATACTGAATATGCAAATAAAGCAGATATGCAGATTCCTTGTGACTACAATGGAGAAGATATCAATATCGGATTCAGTTCTAAATTTTTAACTGAAATGCTGACGATCTTAGGATCTGACGATATCACCATGAAAATGTCTCAACCTAACAGACCAGGGATCATTGAACCTCTTGACGGTCTTGAAGAAAACGAAAATATCTTAATGCTGTCAATGCCGGTAATCGGATTATAA
- a CDS encoding diacylglycerol kinase family protein, which yields MQKPPIHKSFLNAFRGVFMMIKTERNFQIELLAFFVNLFLIFYFKLNNTDTALVIIASFAVLSAEIFNTAIEKICDIIQPNFDKRIGFIKDIAAGAVVLTAIASVIVGVLVYGKYVVRLMKTIKLLFL from the coding sequence ATGCAAAAACCTCCCATTCATAAAAGTTTTCTCAATGCTTTCCGGGGTGTTTTCATGATGATAAAAACGGAAAGAAATTTCCAGATTGAGCTGCTGGCATTCTTTGTCAATCTCTTTCTTATTTTTTATTTTAAACTAAACAACACAGACACAGCTTTGGTTATCATCGCCTCATTTGCTGTTTTAAGTGCTGAAATTTTCAATACTGCCATTGAAAAGATCTGTGATATCATTCAACCCAATTTCGACAAAAGAATCGGCTTTATTAAAGATATTGCTGCCGGTGCTGTAGTATTGACGGCCATTGCATCGGTGATTGTTGGGGTTTTGGTGTATGGAAAATATGTTGTAAGATTGATGAAGACTATAAAACTGTTGTTCCTGTAG